One window of Saprospiraceae bacterium genomic DNA carries:
- a CDS encoding isoprenyl transferase, producing the protein MEETILPHLNKDNLPQHIAIIMDGNGRWAKQRGMPRLFGHRHGVKTVREIAEASAELGIKFLTLYAFSTENWNRPELEVKGLMSLLVETLKIELNALKKNKIRLRAIGDLSQLPEKTQQALMMGMDETNDNNRMDLILALNYSSRWEILHAINQIARDAASGILDLPIGEAGFNQYLSTHGIPDPELMIRTSGEYRISNFLLWQAAYTELHFTPVFWPDFTKQHLFQAIQDYQGRQRRFGKTEEQLKI; encoded by the coding sequence ATGGAAGAGACCATTTTACCACACTTAAATAAGGACAATCTTCCCCAACACATTGCCATTATAATGGATGGGAATGGTCGATGGGCTAAGCAACGAGGGATGCCAAGGCTTTTTGGGCATCGCCATGGAGTCAAGACCGTACGTGAAATTGCAGAAGCATCTGCTGAATTGGGTATTAAATTTCTAACACTTTATGCATTTTCCACTGAAAACTGGAACCGACCTGAATTAGAAGTCAAAGGACTGATGAGTCTATTGGTGGAAACCTTGAAAATTGAATTAAATGCTCTAAAAAAGAATAAAATCCGACTTCGTGCAATCGGGGACCTGAGTCAACTCCCTGAAAAAACCCAACAAGCTTTGATGATGGGCATGGATGAAACCAACGATAACAACCGGATGGACCTCATTTTAGCCTTAAATTATAGCTCCAGATGGGAAATTCTCCATGCAATCAATCAAATTGCTCGGGATGCTGCATCGGGTATTTTGGACCTTCCTATAGGCGAAGCTGGTTTTAACCAGTATTTAAGTACCCATGGAATCCCAGATCCGGAATTAATGATCCGTACCAGTGGAGAATATCGGATTTCAAATTTCTTGCTTTGGCAAGCAGCCTACACCGAATTGCATTTTACCCCTGTTTTTTGGCCAGATTTCACAAAACAGCATCTTTTTCAGGCTATTCAGGATTATCAGGGAAGACAAAGACGTTTTGGCAAAACAGAAGAACAACTTAAAATTTAG
- a CDS encoding serine hydrolase: MVSMDAEWGLGMRITDAFSFPKQMSLGALKENRLIYDLGKEMAIQMKLFGIHMNYAPVLDINNNLNNPVINERSFGSNRQRVLLKSFAFMQGLQDHGVLACVKHFPGHGDTDLDSHKDLPVLNFSTKRLDSLELYPFEGILNARPAAMMIAHLKVPVIDSSENIPASLSKEILNGILQKRFQYKGLLITDALEMKGVTKNFNAGEIAVKALNAGNDLLLLSENIPAAFQAIKMGIDSNILNLKEIDQKVKRILIVKYKLGLNAWIPEVFDTISYNKSVERSMVLKDNIYRKTLTLARDSNKLVPIRKIPFNISCVSINDDLNNVFQSRLQDYSSINTYSMNSVADCKPECLQAIENSELIIVSIHKLNYQSNKNYGVNIELLQQLNKIIANKKCIVVLFGCPYVSMFLPASASIVLAYEDNERTQDISAQMVFGTDPICGVSPVNMNSYLKEGFGIQRPALHRMGFAIPESMGLSSFVLNKIDSIAGDLIQNHAAPGCQIVIAKDEKIVYRKSFGYLDYDSTEWVDNKTLYDLASLTKIIGSAPVLMSLVDQNKIETSSKISKYILEFRNGEKQNISIKDVLLHQAKFVSWIPFYKNTLKYPDSLNILNPTYYDTAASIQFNIPICKKLYLKSDYRDSTLMQIIQSKSIPEKKYWYSDIGFYFLPNLVHATTGLQFENYFEKTISNPLNLRYTCFNPLNHYFSESQIAPTEIDTYFRHQKIQGYVHDMGAAMMGGISGHAGLFSNAGEVAILMQLFLNLGTYADQEFFSSSTVTKFIKRDKELGKRALVFDMPDLRDSTIAYVSNLASKKTFGHQGFTGTCAWADPVNNIVYVFLSNRTYPDSKQNLLHKNRYRTKIQDQIYKALTTRETQTLK; this comes from the coding sequence ATGGTGAGCATGGATGCTGAATGGGGACTTGGCATGCGTATCACAGATGCTTTTTCTTTTCCAAAACAAATGAGCTTGGGCGCATTAAAAGAAAATCGCCTGATTTATGATCTTGGAAAAGAAATGGCCATTCAAATGAAACTTTTCGGAATCCATATGAATTATGCACCGGTCCTTGATATAAATAATAATTTAAACAATCCGGTAATCAATGAGCGTTCCTTTGGTTCAAACAGGCAGCGGGTTCTCTTAAAATCATTTGCGTTTATGCAAGGTTTGCAGGATCATGGTGTGCTGGCATGTGTAAAACATTTTCCTGGCCATGGAGATACTGATTTGGATTCACATAAAGATTTACCTGTTTTAAATTTCAGTACAAAAAGACTGGATAGTTTAGAACTTTATCCATTTGAAGGAATTCTAAATGCAAGGCCCGCTGCAATGATGATAGCCCATTTAAAAGTGCCAGTTATAGATAGTTCTGAAAACATCCCCGCCAGTTTATCAAAAGAAATTTTAAATGGGATACTCCAGAAACGTTTTCAGTATAAGGGTCTACTCATTACAGATGCTTTAGAAATGAAAGGCGTCACAAAAAATTTTAATGCCGGTGAGATCGCTGTAAAAGCCCTTAATGCAGGAAATGATCTGTTGTTGTTAAGTGAAAACATACCCGCAGCTTTTCAAGCAATAAAAATGGGAATTGACTCCAACATTCTGAACTTGAAAGAAATTGATCAGAAAGTAAAACGCATTCTGATTGTTAAATATAAGTTGGGACTAAATGCATGGATTCCAGAAGTGTTTGATACTATTTCTTATAATAAATCTGTTGAGCGATCCATGGTCCTCAAAGATAATATATATAGAAAAACACTCACGCTTGCCAGAGACAGTAATAAATTAGTGCCCATAAGAAAAATACCATTTAACATCAGTTGCGTAAGCATCAATGATGACTTGAATAATGTGTTTCAAAGCCGATTACAGGATTATTCATCTATAAATACTTATTCGATGAATTCTGTTGCAGATTGCAAGCCTGAATGCCTTCAGGCTATTGAAAATTCAGAACTAATTATAGTCTCTATACATAAACTGAATTACCAGTCCAATAAAAATTACGGTGTTAATATTGAATTGCTTCAACAATTAAATAAAATAATTGCAAATAAAAAATGTATCGTTGTATTGTTTGGATGCCCGTATGTTAGTATGTTTCTTCCGGCATCTGCCAGTATCGTTTTGGCATATGAAGACAATGAACGAACACAGGATATCTCAGCTCAAATGGTATTTGGAACTGATCCAATTTGCGGAGTTTCACCTGTAAATATGAATTCCTATTTAAAAGAAGGATTTGGAATACAACGCCCTGCCTTACATCGAATGGGTTTCGCAATTCCAGAATCTATGGGTCTTTCAAGTTTTGTATTAAATAAAATTGACTCCATTGCGGGTGACTTAATTCAAAATCATGCTGCGCCAGGCTGCCAAATTGTTATAGCAAAAGATGAAAAAATTGTATATCGAAAATCCTTTGGATATTTAGATTACGATTCCACCGAATGGGTCGACAATAAAACCTTATATGATCTCGCCTCCTTAACAAAAATAATAGGCAGTGCGCCCGTCTTAATGAGCTTAGTTGATCAAAATAAAATTGAAACTTCCTCAAAAATTAGTAAATACATTTTGGAATTTAGAAATGGGGAGAAACAGAATATTAGTATAAAGGATGTTTTGTTACACCAGGCAAAATTTGTATCCTGGATACCATTTTATAAAAACACCTTGAAATATCCGGATTCATTAAATATTTTAAATCCAACATACTATGATACGGCCGCATCCATTCAATTTAATATTCCAATTTGTAAAAAACTTTATTTAAAATCAGATTACCGGGATAGCACGTTAATGCAAATCATTCAATCCAAAAGCATTCCAGAAAAAAAATACTGGTATTCTGACATTGGATTTTATTTTCTGCCTAACTTGGTTCATGCTACAACAGGTTTACAGTTCGAAAATTATTTCGAAAAAACAATTTCTAACCCATTGAATTTAAGATATACTTGCTTTAATCCATTAAATCATTATTTCTCAGAAAGCCAAATAGCGCCTACAGAAATTGATACATACTTTCGACATCAAAAAATACAAGGATATGTACACGATATGGGAGCTGCCATGATGGGCGGCATTAGCGGACATGCTGGATTGTTTTCGAATGCAGGTGAAGTTGCAATTTTAATGCAACTGTTTCTAAATCTGGGAACTTACGCTGATCAGGAATTTTTTAGCAGTTCAACAGTAACTAAATTTATCAAACGGGATAAAGAACTTGGCAAACGAGCCCTTGTTTTTGATATGCCGGATTTACGGGATAGCACCATTGCCTATGTATCAAACCTGGCTTCAAAAAAAACATTTGGACATCAGGGATTTACTGGAACCTGCGCTTGGGCTGATCCGGTAAATAATATAGTCTATGTGTTTTTATCAAATCGGACCTATCCTGATTCCAAACAAAATCTTTTACACAAAAACAGATACCGCACTAAAATACAGGACCAAATTTATAAAGCGCTTACCACGCGAGAAACTCAAACGCTGAAATAA
- the crcB gene encoding fluoride efflux transporter CrcB — protein MTLSNLLLIFFGGGAGSLLRFWISTISYFQYSKFPVSTFLSNVIASIILGFSFKYFQANDSQHWVRYLIMIGFCGGFSTFSTFTAENFQLIQQSEFYTCALYSVASLFACLLGFGLAWKF, from the coding sequence ATGACACTCTCTAATTTGTTATTAATATTCTTTGGAGGAGGAGCGGGTAGTTTACTGCGATTTTGGATTTCAACAATTAGTTATTTTCAATATTCTAAGTTTCCTGTTTCCACATTTTTATCTAATGTAATTGCTTCAATTATACTTGGATTTTCGTTCAAATATTTTCAGGCAAACGACTCCCAGCATTGGGTTCGATATTTAATTATGATTGGTTTTTGCGGTGGGTTTAGTACTTTTTCAACATTCACTGCTGAAAATTTTCAGTTAATTCAACAATCTGAATTCTACACGTGTGCGTTGTATAGTGTCGCCAGTTTATTTGCATGTTTGCTTGGATTTGGATTGGCATGGAAATTTTGA
- a CDS encoding ABC transporter permease: MLSLKIANRYLFSRKSSQAIHWITGISIIGIAVGTAALILVLSVFNGFEELLSGMFSKYNPDVKIEIKQGKTFKEDSAKLFQLTQIPGILRYSTTLEEIAMFQYAEAQEFGVLKGVDSNYVTVCSVHDAILEGSFKIENDHRPLANLGLGIRNKLGVDLDNFQEFIRVFIPDNKETSDLNNALKRFPLQAQSVYSFIQESDYSTIITSIQGVRQITGKSDQLSSIELKLNPAFEPGFLIHQVETIFGSDFIIKDRYKQDEAFLKIMRLEKWLFYSLFCLTLLLVSFTIVGTLWMIVLEKRIDISILKSMGMSNKSLRQVFLNLGILICGIGLVLGFTFALIFYWLQKNYGLIGVPDEFIIDSYPIQLRLIDFILVSFTVFGIGLLASLLPTKKVYEILPIFREE, encoded by the coding sequence ATGCTTAGTTTAAAAATTGCAAATCGCTATTTGTTTTCCAGAAAATCCTCTCAGGCAATTCACTGGATTACCGGCATTTCAATAATTGGAATTGCCGTTGGTACTGCTGCACTGATTTTGGTTTTATCCGTTTTTAATGGATTTGAAGAGCTCTTATCTGGCATGTTTAGTAAATACAATCCAGATGTTAAAATTGAAATAAAACAAGGCAAAACATTTAAAGAAGACAGTGCAAAATTATTTCAACTGACTCAAATCCCTGGAATCTTAAGATATAGCACAACGCTGGAAGAAATCGCGATGTTTCAATATGCAGAAGCTCAGGAATTCGGAGTATTAAAAGGAGTAGATTCCAACTATGTAACAGTTTGTTCAGTTCATGATGCAATTCTGGAAGGTAGTTTTAAAATCGAAAACGACCACCGCCCATTAGCAAATTTGGGTTTAGGCATTCGGAATAAACTCGGTGTGGATCTTGACAATTTTCAAGAATTTATCAGAGTTTTTATTCCAGATAATAAGGAGACTTCTGATCTGAACAATGCATTAAAACGTTTTCCACTTCAAGCTCAGTCCGTTTATTCTTTTATCCAGGAAAGCGATTATTCTACTATAATCACAAGCATTCAAGGGGTTCGACAAATTACCGGTAAATCAGACCAGTTGAGTTCTATTGAACTTAAATTAAATCCAGCATTTGAGCCTGGGTTTCTCATTCATCAAGTTGAAACGATTTTCGGATCTGACTTTATAATTAAAGATCGCTATAAACAAGATGAGGCTTTTCTTAAAATTATGCGTCTTGAAAAATGGCTATTTTATTCTTTATTTTGTCTGACTCTTTTATTAGTCTCCTTTACAATTGTTGGAACGCTTTGGATGATCGTTCTGGAAAAACGAATTGATATTTCTATTTTAAAATCAATGGGAATGTCAAATAAATCGCTAAGACAAGTCTTTTTAAATTTAGGAATTCTTATTTGTGGCATTGGCTTAGTGCTAGGGTTTACGTTTGCACTTATATTTTATTGGCTTCAAAAAAATTATGGATTAATCGGTGTTCCGGATGAATTTATTATAGATAGCTATCCAATTCAACTTCGCCTAATTGATTTTATTTTGGTCAGTTTTACTGTTTTTGGTATCGGATTACTGGCCTCCTTGCTCCCAACTAAGAAAGTCTATGAAATTCTACCCATTTTCAGAGAAGAATAA
- a CDS encoding peptidylprolyl isomerase, translating into MNRFLMLISIAVYCNSCSNSNTRFSLEGNQVKLPAKALFINSSGESDRWEWDFGDGTRSTEKNPKHLYSKSGIYQVVLKSYNGKKVNQMQQKIEVLPPDGCYVLIETSMGSMIAKLYDQTPLHRDNFNKHAEQGYYNDLLFHRVINGFMIQGGDPQSRNSESGTMLGSGGPGFTIPAEFNRACIHKKGAIAAARTGDQVNPKKESSGSQFYIVQGSIQTDQALNQMEDRKGIKYSEEQRNAYKTLGGTPFLDMEYTVFGEIVEGLDVIDKIASVKTERGDRPSQNVTMKIRTLH; encoded by the coding sequence ATGAACCGATTTTTAATGCTTATTTCAATTGCAGTATATTGCAATTCCTGTTCTAATTCAAATACTCGATTTTCTTTAGAAGGAAATCAGGTGAAGTTACCTGCTAAGGCCTTATTTATTAATAGTTCAGGTGAATCAGACCGTTGGGAATGGGATTTTGGAGATGGCACTCGTTCTACAGAAAAAAATCCAAAACATTTATACTCAAAATCTGGAATTTACCAGGTTGTTCTTAAATCATATAATGGTAAAAAAGTGAATCAAATGCAACAAAAAATTGAAGTGTTACCACCCGATGGTTGTTATGTATTAATCGAAACATCCATGGGCTCCATGATTGCCAAATTGTATGATCAAACGCCTTTGCACCGGGATAATTTTAATAAGCACGCCGAACAGGGTTATTACAATGATTTGCTTTTTCATAGGGTCATTAATGGCTTTATGATTCAAGGAGGAGATCCACAATCCCGAAATTCGGAATCTGGAACCATGCTTGGAAGTGGTGGACCAGGTTTTACGATTCCAGCTGAATTTAATAGAGCCTGTATCCATAAAAAAGGAGCCATCGCTGCTGCTAGAACTGGGGATCAGGTTAATCCTAAAAAAGAATCTTCAGGTTCACAATTTTACATTGTTCAGGGAAGTATCCAAACTGATCAAGCCTTAAATCAAATGGAAGATCGTAAAGGAATTAAATATTCTGAAGAACAACGGAATGCTTATAAAACTTTGGGTGGTACCCCTTTTCTAGATATGGAATATACCGTTTTTGGAGAAATTGTTGAAGGGCTCGATGTCATTGATAAAATTGCTTCTGTTAAAACAGAACGCGGCGACAGACCGTCACAAAATGTCACCATGAAAATCCGTACATTACATTAA
- a CDS encoding MoxR family ATPase — translation MMYSSDVEGMNALAQAYKDLKLEIGKVIVGQDEVVQASLISLFSNGHSLLVGVPGLAKTLLINTISEVLDLSFKRVQFTPDLMPSDITGSEILDEERKFKFNKGPIFANIVLADEINRTPPKTQSALLEAMQERNITVSGVKHSLPNPFFVLATQNPIEQEGTYPLPEAQLDRFMFNILLDYPSYEEEVQVVKQTTSDQAVQLKSIITSNQILEFQRLIKKIPIADNVLEYAVSLVSRTRPSSSNTIKEVNQYVSWGAGPRASQYLVLGAKCHAALKGKFSPDIEDVKAISALVLRHRIVLNYKAEADGLKIDQFIQTLL, via the coding sequence ATGATGTATAGTTCGGATGTAGAAGGAATGAATGCCCTGGCACAAGCCTATAAAGATTTAAAATTAGAGATCGGAAAAGTAATTGTTGGGCAAGATGAAGTGGTTCAGGCTAGCTTAATTTCTTTGTTTAGCAATGGCCATAGTTTATTGGTTGGGGTTCCGGGATTGGCGAAAACTTTATTGATTAACACAATTTCAGAAGTTTTAGACTTAAGCTTTAAAAGAGTTCAATTTACGCCGGATTTAATGCCCTCGGATATTACCGGTTCGGAAATACTGGATGAAGAGCGAAAATTTAAGTTTAATAAAGGTCCCATATTTGCAAATATTGTATTGGCTGATGAAATCAACCGGACACCACCTAAAACGCAATCAGCCCTTTTAGAGGCTATGCAAGAGCGAAATATTACGGTCAGTGGTGTAAAGCACAGTCTCCCAAATCCGTTTTTTGTTTTAGCAACTCAGAACCCAATTGAACAGGAAGGGACCTATCCTTTACCTGAGGCACAACTGGACCGATTTATGTTCAATATCTTATTGGATTATCCTTCATACGAGGAGGAAGTACAAGTTGTAAAACAAACAACTTCAGATCAAGCGGTTCAATTAAAAAGCATCATTACATCAAACCAAATATTAGAATTCCAAAGATTAATTAAAAAAATCCCGATAGCGGACAATGTTCTAGAATATGCTGTATCCTTGGTTTCACGAACTCGCCCTTCAAGTTCGAATACAATAAAAGAAGTAAACCAATACGTAAGTTGGGGAGCTGGTCCGCGCGCTTCTCAATATTTAGTCCTTGGAGCCAAATGTCATGCTGCATTAAAAGGTAAATTTTCGCCGGACATCGAAGATGTTAAAGCAATTTCTGCCTTGGTATTACGCCATCGGATTGTACTAAATTATAAAGCAGAAGCAGATGGTCTTAAAATAGATCAGTTTATTCAAACCCTGTTATAG
- a CDS encoding undecaprenyl/decaprenyl-phosphate alpha-N-acetylglucosaminyl 1-phosphate transferase yields MFYRLVLSFLTAFIFTYLIIPSIINIAKFKMLTEEPSERKVHKRSIPTLGGIGIFAGVLFSIVLWTPFNVFGDLQYILCAFIIIFLMGAKDDIIPLTPYKKMLGLVFASCILIFKANIRITSFYGIFYVDELPYIISVLISLFTILVIVNAFNLIDGINALSGSLGILIATAYGSWFYMADQVVLSIISFALVGSLIAFLKFNLTPAKIFMGDTGSLLIGLICAILTISFIELAYRSPNPLYQIIAAPAVAIGILFLPLFDMLRVFFVRLFSGRSPFHPDRQHIHHLMVDAGLNHLQATCVLIGLNAVVMLIVVKAQAIGNLLLLVFIVSFGLVLTAVLLYMKKSKSQLTNDTL; encoded by the coding sequence ATGTTTTACAGATTAGTACTCAGTTTCTTAACGGCATTTATTTTTACCTATTTGATTATTCCTTCCATAATCAATATTGCGAAGTTTAAAATGCTCACGGAAGAGCCTAGTGAACGAAAAGTCCATAAACGCAGCATTCCCACTTTAGGTGGAATTGGAATTTTTGCCGGAGTTTTATTTTCTATTGTTTTGTGGACTCCCTTTAATGTTTTTGGCGATTTGCAATACATTCTCTGTGCGTTTATTATTATTTTCTTAATGGGTGCTAAAGATGATATCATTCCACTTACTCCTTATAAAAAAATGTTGGGTTTAGTTTTTGCTTCGTGTATCTTAATCTTTAAAGCGAATATACGAATAACCAGTTTTTACGGAATATTTTATGTGGATGAATTGCCTTATATAATTAGTGTTTTGATTTCATTATTTACCATTTTAGTAATCGTAAATGCATTCAACCTGATTGATGGGATCAATGCCTTAAGCGGAAGTCTTGGTATTTTGATTGCCACAGCATACGGTTCTTGGTTTTATATGGCGGATCAGGTTGTATTAAGTATTATTTCCTTTGCATTAGTTGGATCACTGATTGCGTTTTTAAAATTTAATCTCACACCGGCAAAAATTTTCATGGGAGATACCGGATCTTTATTAATAGGATTGATTTGTGCGATTCTCACGATAAGTTTTATTGAATTAGCATATCGTTCCCCCAACCCATTGTATCAAATCATTGCAGCTCCGGCTGTTGCTATTGGTATTTTATTTTTACCATTGTTTGACATGCTTCGGGTTTTTTTTGTTCGTTTATTTTCCGGAAGATCTCCATTTCATCCTGACAGGCAGCATATACATCATTTAATGGTGGATGCCGGCCTGAATCATTTACAAGCAACCTGCGTATTAATTGGATTGAACGCAGTGGTTATGTTAATTGTAGTGAAAGCTCAGGCAATTGGGAATTTATTGTTATTGGTATTTATTGTTTCGTTTGGCCTTGTATTAACCGCTGTATTGCTTTATATGAAAAAATCCAAATCGCAACTTACCAATGACACTCTCTAA